A portion of the Cervus elaphus chromosome X, mCerEla1.1, whole genome shotgun sequence genome contains these proteins:
- the LOC122690186 gene encoding melanoma-associated antigen B18-like, protein MPRGQKSKLRAREKRQQARSEAQHLQDAQTSAAEEEEAPSTTTTSAGASCTRSDDGAKSQNEKPSTFQALPSTEFSCGTPLDQKATLLVQFLLRKHNLREPITKEDMIKHVIKKYKKHFNEILRKASELMVLAFGIEVKEVNPTTHCYALVSKFQRTSDDRLRGEEIMPKTGLLMTILCVIFMKGNCATEEDVWEVLNVMGIYAGRKHFIHGDPKKLITKDLVQERYLEYRQVPNSDPPRYEFLWGPRAHAETSKMKVLEFLANMHDTVPSAFPSWYEEALRDEEERARARFAAMLRSSTLASVHSGANGRGSFSHL, encoded by the exons ATGCCTCGGGGGCAAAAGAGTAAGCTCCGCGCCCGTGAGAAACGCCAGCAGGCCCGGAGTGAGGCTCAGCATCTCCAAGATGCTCAGACCTCTGCAGCAGAGGAAGAAGA AGCCCCTTCCACTACCACTACTTCTGCAGGTGCTTCATGCACCAGATCTGATGATGGTGCTAAGAGCCAAAATGAAAAACCAAGCACCTTCCAGGCATTACCCAGCACTGAGTTTTCCTGTGGAACGCCTCTAGACCAGAAGGCAACTCTGTTGGTGCAATTCCTGCTGCGCAAGCATAATCTGAGAGAGCCCATTACCAAAGAAGATATGATTAAGCATGTCATCAAAAAGTACAAGAAGCACTTCAATGAGATCCTCAGGAAAGCTTCTGAGCTGATGGTGCTGGCCTTTGGCATTGAGGTGAAGGAAGTCAACCCCACCACTCATTGCTATGCCCTTGTCAGCAAATTTCAGCGCACTAGTGATGACAGGCTGAGGGGTGAGGAGATCATGCCCAAGACCGGCCTCCTTATGACCATCCTCTGTGTGATCTTCATGAAGGGCAATTGCGCCACTGAGGAGGATGTCTGGGAGGTGCTCAATGTGATGGGGATATATGCTGGAAGGAAGCACTTCATCCATGGGGATCCCAAGAAGCTCATTACCAAAGATCTGGTGCAGGAAAGGTACCTGGAATACCGCCAGGTGCCCAACAGTGATCCTCcacgctatgagttcctgtggggcccGAGAGCCCATGCTGAAACCAGCAAAATGAAAGTTCTTGAATTCTTGGCCAACATGCATGATACCGTCCCCAGTGCCTTCCCATCCTGGTATGAAGAGGCTTTAAGAGATGAAGAAGAGAGAGCCCGAGCCAGATTTGCAGCCATGCTTCGCAGCAGTACCCTGGCCAGTGTGCATTCTGGGGCCAATGGCCGAGGCAGCTTCTCTCATCTGTAG